One genomic segment of Ignavibacteriota bacterium includes these proteins:
- a CDS encoding aminotransferase class V-fold PLP-dependent enzyme → MTELEKYFTKFREKIIGIDQEFESSYGIKKIIYADWIASGRLYSDIEEKVINTFGPFVGNTHSESSITGTLMTNSYHKAQQIIKRHVNADKNDVIISAGFGMTAVVNKLQRILGLRISEKFRDCVKLNDEEKPIVFITHMEHHSNQTSWLETIADVKIIEPNEFGLVNYENLEKLLGEFQHKKTKIGAFTAASNVTGIRTDYHKLAKIMHENGGLCFIDFAASAPYVDINMHPENLLEKLDAIYFSPHKFLGGPGTSGVLIFDKNLYKTKVPDHPGGGTVDWTNPWGEHKYINDIELREDGGTPGFLQTIKTALCIQLKEKMCVEKILKREEELLEIAFSEINKIPQIHILASEVQNRLGVLSFYIEDIHYNLIVKIFNDRFGIQARGGCSCAGTYGHYLLHVDPTRSHRITQKISEGDLSEKPGWVRMSLHPTMTNDELYKIIDALNQIVKNIGEWEKDYSYRPTTNEFYNKNEKSLDSIINNWFEKVV, encoded by the coding sequence ATGACAGAACTGGAAAAATATTTTACAAAATTTCGAGAAAAAATAATCGGAATTGACCAAGAATTTGAATCTTCTTATGGAATTAAGAAAATTATTTATGCAGATTGGATCGCAAGCGGAAGATTATATTCTGATATTGAAGAAAAAGTTATAAATACTTTTGGACCATTTGTTGGTAACACACATTCCGAATCCAGCATTACCGGAACTTTAATGACAAATTCTTATCACAAAGCTCAGCAGATTATAAAAAGACATGTAAATGCAGATAAAAATGATGTAATTATTTCTGCGGGATTTGGAATGACGGCTGTAGTAAATAAATTGCAAAGAATTTTGGGATTAAGGATTTCGGAAAAATTTAGAGATTGCGTAAAATTAAATGATGAAGAAAAACCAATTGTTTTTATTACTCACATGGAACATCATTCAAATCAAACTTCTTGGCTTGAAACAATTGCTGATGTAAAAATTATCGAACCAAATGAATTTGGTTTGGTTAATTACGAAAATTTGGAAAAATTGTTAGGGGAATTTCAACACAAAAAAACAAAAATTGGCGCATTTACGGCTGCTTCAAATGTTACGGGAATTAGAACAGATTATCACAAACTTGCAAAAATTATGCATGAAAACGGAGGATTGTGTTTTATTGATTTTGCTGCATCGGCGCCGTATGTTGATATTAATATGCATCCGGAAAATCTTCTTGAAAAACTTGATGCAATTTATTTTTCGCCGCACAAATTTTTAGGCGGACCCGGAACTTCCGGAGTTTTAATTTTCGATAAAAATTTATATAAAACAAAAGTTCCGGATCATCCCGGCGGCGGAACTGTAGATTGGACAAATCCTTGGGGTGAACATAAATATATAAATGATATTGAATTAAGAGAAGACGGCGGAACTCCGGGTTTTCTTCAAACAATTAAAACTGCACTTTGTATTCAGCTTAAAGAAAAAATGTGTGTTGAAAAAATTCTAAAACGTGAAGAAGAACTTTTAGAAATTGCTTTTAGTGAAATTAATAAAATTCCTCAAATACATATTCTTGCTTCGGAAGTTCAAAATCGACTTGGAGTTTTATCATTCTATATTGAAGATATTCACTATAATTTAATTGTGAAAATTTTTAATGATAGATTTGGAATTCAAGCCCGCGGCGGTTGTTCTTGCGCGGGAACTTACGGACATTATTTGCTTCACGTTGATCCAACTCGCTCGCATAGAATTACTCAAAAAATTTCCGAAGGTGATCTTTCCGAAAAACCCGGCTGGGTTAGAATGTCTCTTCATCCTACAATGACAAATGATGAACTTTATAAAATAATTGATGCATTAAATCAGATTGTAAAAAATATTGGTGAATGGGAAAAAGATTATTCTTACAGACCAACAACAAATGAATTTTATAATAAAAATGAAAAAAGTTTGGATTCAATTATAAATAATTGGTTTGAGAAGGTAGTGTAA
- a CDS encoding GyrI-like domain-containing protein — MEVNIKKIEPNRFASFYGFGKQPEEEAMNKLLRWCQKRNINIDDRENIIYGFNNPNPTPEISEYGYEFWFKVNIDERPEEDVRIIEYHGGNYAIAECIGAENMFQTWQALYKWCVDNKYRIGHHQALERIIENISDINKIRIELCCPVILN; from the coding sequence ATGGAAGTTAATATTAAGAAAATTGAACCAAATAGATTCGCAAGTTTTTATGGTTTTGGCAAACAGCCGGAAGAAGAAGCTATGAACAAATTATTAAGGTGGTGTCAAAAGCGAAACATCAATATTGATGATAGAGAGAATATAATTTATGGATTTAATAATCCAAATCCCACTCCGGAAATATCAGAATATGGATATGAATTTTGGTTTAAAGTTAATATAGATGAAAGACCAGAAGAAGATGTTCGTATAATTGAATATCACGGAGGAAATTATGCTATTGCTGAATGTATTGGTGCTGAAAATATGTTTCAAACTTGGCAAGCATTATATAAATGGTGTGTAGATAACAAATATAGAATTGGACATCATCAAGCTTTAGAAAGAATAATTGAAAATATTTCAGATATAAATAAGATTAGAATTGAGTTATGTTGCCCCGTGATTCTTAACTAG
- a CDS encoding type II toxin-antitoxin system VapC family toxin, whose translation MNLVDSSGWLEYLSDSKNAKNFAEAIENTEELLVSSINIYEIYKKILKEKDENTALQIIGLMRQARVIDVNSSIAIQAAKLSYEKNIPMADSIIYTTAQINDAIVWTQDSDFKELESVKYFVKK comes from the coding sequence ATGAATTTAGTAGATTCATCTGGTTGGTTGGAATATTTATCAGATAGCAAAAATGCGAAGAATTTTGCCGAGGCAATAGAAAACACAGAAGAGCTTTTAGTTTCTTCGATAAATATTTATGAAATTTATAAGAAAATCTTGAAAGAAAAAGATGAAAATACTGCATTGCAAATAATTGGATTAATGAGACAAGCAAGGGTTATAGATGTTAATTCATCAATAGCTATACAAGCTGCAAAATTAAGTTATGAAAAAAATATCCCAATGGCTGATAGTATTATTTACACTACTGCACAAATTAATGATGCAATTGTATGGACACAAGATTCCGATTTCAAAGAATTGGAATCAGTTAAATATTTTGTAAAAAAATAA
- a CDS encoding AbrB/MazE/SpoVT family DNA-binding domain-containing protein, with amino-acid sequence MTTVKISPKYQVVIPKEIREKMDLRPGQKLQILEFGNRIEFLLLKNIKDARGYLKGIDTNIAREGDRI; translated from the coding sequence ATGACTACAGTAAAAATATCACCAAAATATCAAGTTGTTATTCCAAAAGAAATTAGAGAAAAAATGGATTTACGTCCTGGTCAGAAACTTCAAATTCTTGAATTTGGAAATAGGATAGAATTTCTTCTTCTTAAAAATATAAAAGATGCTCGTGGATATTTAAAAGGAATAGATACTAATATTGCAAGAGAAGGAGATAGAATATGA